The proteins below come from a single Chelmon rostratus isolate fCheRos1 chromosome 10, fCheRos1.pri, whole genome shotgun sequence genomic window:
- the LOC121613398 gene encoding uncharacterized protein LOC121613398 has translation MPGKCKFQDSWLSKGIYKDWLVKDVQDIHFARCRACCKSIKLQTMGEAALTSHAGGAGHKAAVRKLLEAGNLMMINSSGQENGSVNRTEDSKEQVSICLQRDALDRITGSDWSDLHHSPTANSTSHNAVLQDVTFPAAFFTAPGTSRLTGQRLHPSGSEAEEGGRRPTLHDSADLSRLEHQQRTEAMEQQQQMNILEWENRMKVLAWEQELVKEKRRVVRQKEKAIRMKKAYYKAKLKRMGEDLPPSSSSSSDDEEKTSHLTG, from the exons ATGCCTGGAAAATGTAAATTCCAAGATTCCTGGCTCTCCAAGGGAATTTACAAGGACTGGCTGGTTAAGGACGTGCAGGACATTCACTTCGCTCGATGTAGGGCCTGTTGTAAATCAATCAAACTTCAGACCATGGGCGAGGCTGCTCTCACCAGTCACGCAGGGGGAGCTGGCCACAAAGCAGCGGTTCGCAAGCTACTGGAAG CAGGAAATTTGATGATGATAAATTCCTCTGGACAGGAGAATGGCAGCGTGAATCGG ACTGAGGACAGCAAGGAGCAAGTGTCCATCTGCCTCCAGCGTGACGCCTTGGACAGAATAACCGGTAGCGACTGGTCAGATCTGCACCACAGCCCCACAGCAAACTCCacctcccacaatgcagtgctgCAGGATGTGACTTTTCCTGCGGCCTTCTTCACAGCACCAG GCACCTCCAGGCTCACCGGCCAGCGCCTCCACCCGTCCGGCAGCGAGGCGGAGGAAGGGGGCCGCCGGCCGACTCTGCACGACTCAGCCGACCTGTCGAGGCTGGAGcaccagcagaggacagaagctatggagcagcagcagcagatgaacaTCCTGGAGTGGGAGAACAGGATGAAGGTGCTGGCGTGGGAGCAGGAGCTggtgaaggagaagaggagggtggTCCGGCAGAAGGAGAAGGCCATCCGGATGAAGAAGGCATACTACAAAGCAAAGCTTAAGAGGATGGGCGAGGACTTACCGCCatcttcctccagcagcagcgatgACGAGGAGAAAACGTCTCATTTGACAGGATGA